The Theobroma cacao cultivar B97-61/B2 chromosome 2, Criollo_cocoa_genome_V2, whole genome shotgun sequence genome includes the window ACGTGTGTTAAACGTATAGGTGTACGTGTTTTAAATTTAGGACACAAATATTAAACGTGTCGTGTTCGTGTTTAAccttaacgtgtttcgtgtctGACACGTTTACGACACGTTAACACTAATTGCCAGGTCTAGATACTGGAGGGTaacttgatgaaaatgataattagtGATTGTGACATGTTTATGACAATGTGGGGCAAGGATGAGCGGTAAGATGAAGCTTACACATCTGAttagaaatgataagaaaagagtATAAGCCTGTAAATTATGTGAAGTTATGCATAGGCACAATGAGAATCTGCGTGGATTACATAAGAACCAATTTATGGTAGGATGTAAAGTAAATGGTGATTTAAACATTCGAAGGGGTAATCTGGAGTTGATTATACCTTAATATTCATGGATTAAACTTGACCTATgggaatgaaatggaaaagtaAAAAGGGAAACATGAGCTATAAGAATATGATGATGAACCTATATGTCGATGACACCGTTATTGTCAATTCCTCCTCTAATGCTACTAAGCGAGTTATAGAGTTCTTGAAGTCCAAATTTAAGCTAAACGATCTTGGCAAATTGAAGTATTTCCTTGGTTTGGAAGTTGCCCAATTGAACAAAAGTATGCTTTTGatctattaataaaatatggaGTTCTTGGCTGTAAGCCTATCACTACACCTATTGATTATAATCATAGGTTAAATAAAGCTACAAACATTGATCAATTGGTTGATGCAACTAATTACAGGCAACTTGTTGGTAAGCTTCTATATTTGATCTTTTCTTGACCTGACATTTCTTCTGTTATTCATATACTATCCCAATATATGGATATACCTACTCAAGCTCACCCACATGTTGTTTTCTAAGTTCTCAAGTGTATCAAAGGTGTTCTTGGCAAAGGCAtcttattttcttctcaatcTGCTTTACAAATACAAGCATATAGTGACAGCGATTAGGGAAGATGTTTAGATACTAAGAGCTCTATCACAAGTTTTTGTATCTTCCTTGGTAGTTCTTTGATAAGTTGGAAATCCGAGAAACAAATGGTTGTTGCTTGTAGCTCTACTCAGTTAGAGTATTGTGTAATGGCAGCTACTACCAGTGAAGTTATTTGGTTACCATGTTTACTGAAGGATCTGAGCATTGCTCATGTGCATGTTCTTTCCTTACATTGTGACAATTAGTTTGCATTCCATCTTTGTAAGAACCCAATCTTCCATGAACGAACCAACCACATCGAGATAGATTGTCATTTCATAAAGGAGAAAGTTTTATCAAGTATCATCTCTCCAACATATGTTCATACAAAGTTGTTATTGGCAAACTTATTTACCAAGGTTCTCCAACCTAGtccctttcttctctttctagCAAGATGAGTGTGCATAACATACACACTCATCTTATGGGAGAGTCTTAAGTATATATTAATCATGTTTATATTgtgaatatattattaaagtTAGTTTGGTTAGATTACCATTTTATCCCATATTTGTAAACAGgttgttattttgttataCATGTACATAAATACAGTAAATAGCTACTGTAaagataacttttttttaagaatgaAATTCATGGGATATTCCCTATTCTTCTTCTATCATTGACACTTATCATATCTATTAGAAGAAAAACATTTGTAcactcttttttcattttttattttaaaaattctttttttgtagGTCTTATCTTCTTGATTGTTTGTAAAAATCCTAACTAATTTGTCAAATGActgttttctttaaaaaacaCCTTTTACTATATTCCATATACATTTTAATgtaaacattttatttaaaatgaataataagaTTTGAAAAAACCCTGTTAAGATTGATTAAATCGGGAATTAGTGGCATGATAAGTTTAATTCTTGGTTTGACTTTTTACTCGCGGTGATTCGTCAGCGAAGAAACTTGTCCCCACATAAATAAAACTGTCTTCAACCCACCCCGCAATCATacgatttttaattttgtgtcAATAATTggttaaattaaaaattttaaaataaaaaagcataACAATGATATAGTGCTAGGCATGAAAATCTTTCCCACCCAATCCAATAAGGCCTGCTTCCCTTGACCTGAGTTGGGTCTAAATTGAGTTTGTTTTAATATCactttatcaagaaaaaattaCTTTCTCTTTAAGAAGTCAATTTGATAAGATATGTAAGGTTCATACTTATAAACTTTTAGTTTATAGTTAAAgtattaactttaattttcatcAATCTTAATCTTGGTGTAAATCGGGTTTTAGTAAGgaatttcatgaattttacttaaaaatttaattatatttcttgtcATTTCATATTTTACTATTAAAGTGTTTATCCTATTTATGAACACTACGATTAAACAAGTAAATtattccataaaaaaaaatcctcacTCTTTGcaaacatattaatatgtttttttgaaagatgCAAACATATTAAAGggaaatgtttattttttataaaggtctttttatttttagagaaaatagtttaaaacTTAGATTTGAGAAAAAGTTTGATTCTTTTAACTATCTTTTATAGATTCTagaaatttggaaataaaaattgGGGACAATTATATTACCTTGGGGCTCCGGCTTCAATTTGGCTTGGCCATtgattataaacaaaatatctaaagttttaaatataacaaaatgtttaatatatattaatgttatattatcattaattaattatttttaatcaataatattattatttttatctgtTACTTGAACTTTATAACgatatttaaaaagtaaaaccTAAATAGTAAAACAAGTAACAAAAGAGTAATCAAATGGGgcctaaaccaaaataaaggCATTATTGGTCTCAGCAGATGGTCAAAAACCTCTATAAACAAAATATGGTAATGTTGTGAATAAATTGATACTAATAAGACAGAAGGTCGAACAAGCTAAATTTCCAACCACAGGAGTAGATTCTCCTTCACATCTGGcctctcaaaatttttaaatttattttatattatataaaatttttaaaattttttatatatttctttaacgaccctctcaaaataattttttatttaataattaatataaataaaaaataacaaaatgattTCACATGCctcaattttaaagttttttttcttctctcaatttgtattattattattatttttatttatttctattctatttattcatatgttttaaatttctatagatttttttctccaaatttttACGACCTATGAatcatattcttttcttttttgtgtcATATGTAGATTCTATCTTCTGTTTgctatattctttttttctgttatataaattttatttttatgattttaatctctaaaaattaataaattattatgtaattctTAAATATAAGTTGTAGCGTTGCATTATTACTTAAACTTCCATCAATATAtcatttgttttattaatcctaattatgtaaaagaaaattatattgaatatatcttttttatatgttttacgtttatatttagttgaaagaaaattatcttaaatatGAAACCTTTAAACAATCTTGATTATGTACGAAGAAATTATCAATCTTATATAttgtatttaactatttatgttttatgtattataattttatatttagtattatagtttaaataaaaataaaataaaaatattagaagTTGActgcattaattttttttttcaaattttattaaaatatgaataagttaaaaacaaaagaaaagaagcaaatcATCAAAATGATTGTCCTATACATGAGCCATCAAGCTTCAATGCTTCAACTTATGAATAGGAGCAATGTGAATAAAAACATCCAAAACTCAATATTAAAGAAATAGATATTTTTCagtacataattaataattaataaatttaaatccaaGAAATATGATGAAGCACAACTTTCAGActattgtaaatatttttttccttgatttacatattacataaaattttgttttattatcaattttttaattgttgattaagttcaaaatattaatttttaaaattttaacttttatttttctatttttgacCCCTGCACTAAGAGTTGACTAACTTCTTCCCTCTCCAACCATACTAGGTGCTCTCTCAAATGTCCAAATAATTGATAGCTGCTCCTATTTTCCTTTAGAACAACAAAATTCAATGGGAGGGATGACCCATTCACCCTAGTCTATTTTCAATTCTGGTTCACCAAAACGAGTTAGTCAAGAATTTGGACGATAGGGAACATTCTGTCTAGACAAATTTGACCCACTACTCTCTTTTAATAACGACCAAGTCTCAAATGACTGCCCGAATGGAAATCAATATTGGTCCTCTAAACACCTGTTGTATATACATCCATTCCTCCCAGTGGCTTGCAGATGGTACTGATTCTGAACTTATTCTAGAAGTTTTAGATGCTCAAGTTTACAAGTTTATACAACAATAACCCACCAACTCCATTAATTTCTTCTCTAAACCTGGCAATTTCTTATTGGATcttcaaaattcattttctaaccTCCCTGTGTCTTGCATCTCGATCACAGAAATATTCATTGAACGTGGGCTGCATTCAAGATTGATGAAATTACCTTGGTGCCGATCCACAATCCTTACCCTCGAAGCCTTACAAGGGAAGATTTTGTCAGTATGTGAATATCTGCCTTTTTACAGAAGACAAGAGGGTGGCACGTGATGTTGCATATGATCAcaaaaattcaccaaaactgCTCACATCACCATGCTCTCCAACTTCCAAAACGGTCTCccatctttttctcttctcttagCTCTCTTTGACCTataaatatcactattttcTTCCTCACCCGCCTTGCCTTACCGTTTCATTTGCGTTGACATTTTTGTATTCCAAAGCCATAAATTGTTGCAAATTCTGGAGCATCAAGAAAATGAAGAGGCAAGGAAGTAATTTAGATGGTGCCACCACGCTGCAGGCTGGAAAAAATGAAGGCAAAAAGAAGAGCCAGAGAGCTGTAGAAGCCAAGGAAGAAGACGGGAAGAAGAATGAAGGAGAACCAGCAGTGTTTACGCTGAAGAATTTTTTGGGGTGGGAGGAATGGCCGTGGTTAAGAGGTGCTGCGGATGAGCAAATGTCATGGGGTGCGGTCTGGTCGCCTTTGTGggatgttgattttgttgacAAGGCTTATGGTTCATTGTTCAGTGATGTTGCTTGGGATGATGATATTTGGAACTTGAAGACAGTCATGGAGATACCAAAGCcatgagagaaagaaaaaaataggaacagagagagacagagtttggcaatttttcacttataaaattaacaaaatgaaGTTCGATGTCTTTGGTTGTTGTCTTTAGATATTTCTAATTTGGGCTGGAAACAGTGCAGCTGTTGGTCAGCTTCTTCATATGATTGCTTTGTTAGCAGATACAAATTAGTAAACCAGAATCAGCTGCAATATTGGCTAAACCTGGCGAGAGATGGAAAGAAGTGAGAGAGAACTAAAGCCTGCCTTAACAGATAGAGATAGCAACCATATTCACCTTGGTCTTTACATTGTccaattttacttttatatgtAAGTTGCTATTAACATTGTTTCCCCTTCTCATTTTAATCTTTACTATACGACTGTAATCAGGGCTGTAGATGCGAGACTTATAATAGGTTGTTGCCAATTGAGAAATGTTACACAGCAGTACTTTCaattatcaaaagaaatggtAGCAGTAATGAAGAGCGGATGCTCAATCCACCAACCGCTTTGTTGGGTCTTTTGTTTGGGCTTTAAACCGTTTTTGTTGTGCCAAAAGAAAACTATCGTAGCCCACATCTGATACTGTTTAATTAGGATTAGGACTTTCAGCTCAGATAGAAGAATTTCAGGGTTCACTGCTTAAACTTctacaattttctttttctgcttATTGGATGAGAAAAGACATCATTTATCGaatagtaattttattatttaatttatgaaaaagtaaataagaacaaaacctGTTCAAAATCTGCAATATAAAGCGTTAAATTAGcttaaaaaagtaaaacaaaaCTGACAGATTCCAAGAGCCAAAGGATAGAGtcaaaataacaagaaaacaCCAATGAGATGTGCCAAAGTTTAGGCCGCAGAGGCTCGTGAGCAATCTTTGACAAATCACTAAGTTTTGCTCAGTAAGATGAAGAGCACAACTTTTACATATAGAGAATTTGGCATGGCTTCCTAGACTAATTTCCCACAAGAGATGATAAATGAATCCAAACCTAGTGGGACAAAGATGGCAGTAGAAAAAGATTAACCTCTTTGATTGGGAATACCAGGACTCGTTAC containing:
- the LOC18609254 gene encoding uncharacterized protein LOC18609254, which gives rise to MKRQGSNLDGATTLQAGKNEGKKKSQRAVEAKEEDGKKNEGEPAVFTLKNFLGWEEWPWLRGAADEQMSWGAVWSPLWDVDFVDKAYGSLFSDVAWDDDIWNLKTVMEIPKP